The Pseudomonas kermanshahensis genome includes a window with the following:
- a CDS encoding AdeC/AdeK/OprM family multidrug efflux complex outer membrane factor, whose translation MTKSLLSLAVTALILGGCSLIPDYQTPEAPVAAQWPQGPAYSPTEAADVAAAEQGWRQFFHDPALQQLIQTSLVNNRDLRVAALNIDAYRAQYRIQRADLFPAVSATGSGSRQRVPANMSQTGQADITSQYSATLGVSAYELDLFGRVRSLSEQALETYLSSEQARRSTQIALVASVANAYYTWQADQALFKLTEETLKTYQESYNLTRRSNEVGVASALDLSQARTAVEGARVKYSQYQRLVAQDLNSLTVLLGTGVPADLPAPLELNADQLAEVPAGLPSDILQRRPDIQEAEHLLKAANANIGAARAAFFPSISLTANAGTLSPDMGGLFKGGSGTWLFQPQINLPIFNAGSLKASLDYSKIQKDINVAKYEKTIQTAFQEVSDGLAARKTFEEQLQAQRDLVQANQDYYRLAERRYRIGIDSNLTFLDAQRNLFSAQQALIGDRLSQLTSEVNLYKALGGGWYEKTGQANQQASVQTPKS comes from the coding sequence ATGACCAAGTCTTTGTTGTCCCTGGCGGTAACCGCTTTGATTCTTGGCGGCTGCTCGCTGATCCCTGATTACCAGACCCCGGAAGCGCCGGTGGCAGCGCAGTGGCCGCAAGGCCCTGCGTACTCGCCGACCGAAGCGGCAGACGTTGCCGCCGCCGAACAGGGCTGGCGCCAGTTCTTCCACGACCCGGCCCTGCAGCAGCTGATCCAGACCTCGCTGGTCAACAACCGCGACCTGCGTGTCGCGGCGTTGAACATCGACGCCTACCGTGCGCAGTACCGCATCCAGCGGGCCGACCTGTTCCCGGCCGTTTCGGCCACCGGCAGCGGCAGCCGCCAGCGGGTACCGGCGAATATGTCGCAGACCGGCCAAGCCGATATCACCAGCCAGTACTCGGCCACCCTCGGCGTCAGCGCCTATGAACTCGACCTGTTCGGCCGGGTGCGCAGCCTGAGCGAGCAGGCCCTGGAAACCTACCTGTCCAGCGAGCAGGCGCGGCGCTCCACGCAGATCGCCCTGGTGGCCAGCGTGGCCAACGCCTACTACACCTGGCAGGCGGATCAGGCGCTGTTCAAACTGACCGAAGAAACGCTGAAGACCTACCAGGAAAGCTACAACCTGACCCGTCGCAGCAATGAAGTCGGGGTGGCCTCCGCCCTCGACCTCAGCCAGGCACGCACCGCCGTGGAAGGCGCGCGGGTCAAGTACTCGCAGTACCAGCGCCTGGTGGCACAGGACCTCAACAGCCTGACCGTGCTGCTGGGTACCGGCGTACCGGCCGACCTGCCTGCGCCACTGGAGCTCAATGCCGACCAGTTGGCCGAAGTACCGGCTGGCCTGCCGTCGGACATCCTCCAGCGTCGCCCGGACATCCAGGAAGCCGAGCACCTGCTCAAGGCCGCCAACGCCAACATCGGCGCGGCCCGCGCAGCGTTCTTCCCGAGCATCAGCCTGACCGCCAATGCCGGTACCCTGAGCCCGGACATGGGCGGCCTGTTCAAGGGGGGGTCGGGCACCTGGCTGTTCCAGCCGCAGATCAACCTGCCGATCTTCAACGCCGGTAGCCTGAAGGCGAGCCTGGACTACTCGAAGATCCAGAAGGACATCAATGTCGCCAAGTACGAAAAGACCATCCAGACCGCCTTCCAGGAAGTCTCCGATGGCCTGGCGGCGCGCAAGACCTTCGAAGAGCAGTTGCAGGCACAACGTGACCTGGTGCAGGCCAACCAGGATTACTACCGCCTGGCGGAGCGTCGCTACCGTATCGGTATCGACAGCAACCTGACCTTCCTCGACGCCCAACGCAACCTATTCAGCGCCCAGCAGGCACTGATCGGTGATCGCCTGTCGCAGCTGACCAGCGAGGTCAACCTGTACAAGGCGCTCGGCGGTGGCTGGTACGAGAAGACCGGTCAGGCCAATCAGCAAGCTTCGGTTCAAACACCGAAAAGCTGA
- the ttgA gene encoding toluene efflux RND transporter periplasmic adaptor subunit TtgA, giving the protein MQFKPAVTALVSAVALATLLSGCKKEEAAPAAQAPQVGVVTLQPQAFTLTSELPGRTTSYRVAEVRPQVNGIILKRLFKEGSDVKEGQQLYQIDPAVYEANLANAQANLQATRSLAERYKQLIDEQAVSKQEYDDANAKRLQAEAALKSAQIDLRYTKVLAPISGRIGRSTFTEGALVSNGQTNAMATIQQLDPIYVDVTQSTAELLKLRRDLESGQLQKAGDNAASVQLVLEDGSLFKQQGRLEFSEVAVDETTGSVTLRAIFPNPDHTLLPGMFVHARLRAGVNANAILAPQQGVTRDLKGAPTALVVNQENKVELRQLKASRTLGSDWLIEEGLNPGDRLITEGLQYVRPGVEVKVSEATNVNKPASPDQANAAKADAKAE; this is encoded by the coding sequence ATGCAATTCAAGCCAGCCGTTACCGCTCTGGTTTCCGCCGTCGCCCTGGCAACACTGCTCAGTGGCTGCAAGAAAGAAGAAGCAGCGCCTGCCGCGCAGGCTCCTCAGGTCGGCGTCGTGACCCTCCAACCACAAGCCTTCACCCTGACCTCGGAATTGCCGGGGCGTACCACGTCCTATCGCGTCGCCGAAGTGCGCCCACAGGTCAATGGCATCATCCTCAAGCGCCTCTTCAAAGAAGGCAGCGACGTCAAGGAAGGCCAGCAGCTCTACCAGATCGACCCTGCCGTCTATGAAGCCAACCTGGCCAATGCCCAGGCCAACCTGCAGGCGACCCGCTCGCTGGCCGAGCGGTACAAGCAGCTGATCGATGAACAAGCCGTCTCCAAACAGGAATACGACGACGCCAATGCCAAACGATTGCAGGCCGAGGCAGCACTGAAAAGCGCCCAGATCGACCTGCGCTACACCAAGGTCCTGGCACCGATCAGCGGCCGCATCGGCCGTTCCACGTTCACCGAGGGCGCACTGGTGAGCAATGGCCAGACCAACGCCATGGCGACCATCCAGCAACTCGACCCGATCTACGTTGACGTCACCCAGTCCACCGCCGAGCTGCTCAAGCTGCGCCGTGACCTGGAAAGCGGCCAGCTGCAAAAGGCCGGCGACAACGCCGCCTCAGTGCAACTGGTGCTCGAAGACGGCAGCCTGTTCAAGCAGCAGGGTCGCCTGGAATTCTCCGAAGTCGCGGTCGACGAGACCACCGGCTCGGTGACCCTGCGCGCGATCTTCCCGAACCCCGACCACACCCTGCTGCCTGGCATGTTCGTCCATGCCCGCCTGCGCGCCGGGGTCAACGCCAACGCCATCCTGGCCCCACAGCAGGGCGTGACCCGCGACCTCAAGGGCGCGCCGACCGCACTGGTGGTCAACCAGGAAAACAAGGTCGAACTGCGTCAGCTCAAGGCCAGCCGCACCCTGGGCAGCGACTGGCTGATCGAGGAAGGCTTGAACCCAGGCGACCGCCTGATCACCGAAGGCCTGCAATACGTGCGCCCAGGCGTCGAGGTTAAGGTCAGCGAAGCCACCAACGTCAACAAGCCGGCCAGCCCTGATCAGGCCAACGCGGCGAAAGCAGACGCCAAAGCGGAGTAA
- the ttgB gene encoding multidrug efflux RND transporter permease subunit TtgB → MSKFFIDRPIFAWVIALVIMLVGALSILKLPINQYPSIAPPAIAIAVTYPGASAQTVQDTVVQVIEQQLNGIDNLRYVSSESNSDGSMTITATFEQGTNADTAQVQVQNKLNLATPLLPQEVQQQGIRVTKAVKNFLLVIGLVSEDGSMTKDDLANYIVSNMQDPISRTAGVGDFQVFGAQYAMRIWLDPAKLNKFQLTPVDVKTAVAAQNVQVSSGQLGGLPALPGTQLNATIIGKTRLQTAEQFEKILLKVNSDGSQVRLGDVAEVGLGGENYAVSAQFNGKPASGLAVKLATGANALDTAKALRQTISDLEPFFPPGVKAVFPYDTTPVVTESISGVIHTLIEAVVLVFLVMYLFLQNFRATIITTMTVPVVLLGTFGILAAAGFSINTLTMFAMVLAIGLLVDDAIVVVENVERVMSEEGLPPKEATKRSMEQIQGALVGIALVLSAVLLPMAFFGGSTGVIYRQFSITIVSAMGLSVLVALIFTPALCATMLKPLKKGEHHVAKGGFFGWFNRNFDRSVNGYERSVGTILRNKVPFLLAYALIVVGMIWLFARIPTAFLPEEDQGVLFAQVQTPAGSSAERTQAVVDQMREYLLKDEADTVSSVFTVNGFNFAGRGQSSGMAFIMLKPWDERSKENSVFALAQRAQQHFFTFRDAMVFAFAPPAVLELGNATGFDVFLQDRGGVGHAKLMEARNQFLAKAAQSKVLSAVRPNGLNDEPQYQLTIDDERASALGVTIADINNTLSIALGASYVNDFIDRGRVKKVYIQGEPNARMSPEDLQKWYVRNGKGEMVPFSSFAKGEWTYGSPKLSRYNGVEAMEILGAPAPGYSTGEAMAEVERIAGELPSGIGFSWTGMSYEEKLSGSQMPALFALSVLFVFLCLAALYESWSIPIAVVLVVPLGIIGALIATSLRGLSNDVYFLVGLLTTIGLAAKNAILIVEFAKELHEQGRSLYDAAIEACRMRLRPIIMTSLAFILGVVPLTIASGAGAGSQHAIGTGVIGGMISATVLAIFWVPLFFVAVSSLFGSKQPEKDATPETPRYEAGQ, encoded by the coding sequence ATGTCGAAGTTCTTTATCGATCGCCCGATCTTCGCCTGGGTGATCGCCTTGGTGATCATGCTGGTCGGGGCACTGTCGATCCTGAAGTTGCCGATCAACCAGTACCCGAGCATCGCGCCACCGGCCATCGCCATCGCCGTGACCTACCCGGGCGCCTCGGCGCAGACGGTGCAGGACACCGTGGTACAGGTCATCGAGCAGCAGCTCAACGGTATCGACAACCTGCGTTATGTGTCTTCGGAAAGTAACTCCGACGGCAGCATGACCATCACCGCTACCTTCGAGCAAGGCACCAACGCCGACACCGCGCAGGTACAGGTTCAGAACAAGCTGAACCTGGCTACGCCGCTGTTGCCGCAAGAAGTGCAGCAACAAGGTATCCGCGTCACCAAGGCGGTTAAAAACTTCCTGCTGGTGATCGGCCTGGTGTCCGAAGATGGCAGCATGACCAAGGACGACTTGGCCAACTACATCGTCTCGAACATGCAGGACCCGATTTCGCGGACTGCCGGCGTGGGTGACTTCCAGGTGTTCGGTGCGCAGTACGCCATGCGTATCTGGCTCGATCCGGCCAAGCTGAACAAGTTCCAGCTGACCCCAGTCGACGTCAAGACCGCAGTCGCCGCGCAGAACGTGCAGGTGTCCTCCGGCCAACTTGGCGGCCTGCCGGCCTTGCCGGGTACCCAGCTCAACGCCACCATCATCGGCAAGACCCGCCTGCAAACCGCCGAGCAGTTCGAGAAGATTCTGCTCAAGGTTAACAGCGACGGTTCCCAAGTACGCCTGGGCGATGTCGCCGAAGTAGGCCTGGGTGGCGAGAACTACGCCGTCAGCGCCCAGTTCAACGGCAAGCCGGCGTCGGGCCTGGCGGTCAAGCTGGCCACCGGTGCCAACGCCCTGGACACCGCCAAGGCCCTGCGCCAGACCATCAGCGACCTCGAGCCGTTCTTCCCGCCTGGCGTGAAGGCCGTGTTCCCGTATGACACCACGCCGGTGGTCACCGAATCGATCAGCGGGGTAATCCACACCCTGATCGAAGCCGTGGTCCTGGTGTTCCTGGTGATGTACCTGTTCCTGCAGAACTTCCGCGCCACCATCATCACCACCATGACCGTACCGGTGGTATTGCTGGGTACTTTCGGCATCCTTGCCGCTGCGGGCTTCAGCATCAACACCCTGACCATGTTCGCCATGGTCCTGGCCATCGGCTTGCTGGTGGACGACGCCATCGTCGTGGTGGAAAACGTCGAGCGGGTAATGTCCGAAGAGGGGTTGCCACCCAAGGAAGCGACCAAGCGCTCCATGGAGCAGATCCAGGGAGCCCTGGTGGGTATCGCCCTGGTGCTGTCGGCGGTACTGCTGCCAATGGCCTTCTTCGGCGGCTCCACCGGTGTGATCTATCGGCAGTTCTCCATCACCATCGTCTCGGCCATGGGCCTCTCGGTGCTGGTGGCGCTGATCTTCACCCCTGCACTGTGCGCCACCATGCTCAAGCCGCTGAAAAAGGGCGAGCACCATGTGGCCAAGGGTGGTTTCTTCGGCTGGTTCAACCGTAACTTCGACCGCAGCGTAAACGGCTACGAGCGCAGCGTCGGTACCATCCTGCGCAACAAGGTGCCATTCCTGCTGGCCTACGCGCTGATCGTGGTCGGCATGATCTGGCTGTTCGCCCGCATCCCGACGGCGTTCCTGCCTGAAGAAGACCAGGGCGTGCTGTTTGCCCAGGTGCAGACCCCGGCAGGCTCCAGTGCTGAACGCACCCAGGCGGTGGTCGACCAGATGCGTGAGTACCTGCTCAAGGACGAAGCCGATACCGTGTCGTCGGTGTTCACCGTCAACGGCTTCAACTTCGCCGGCCGCGGTCAAAGCTCGGGCATGGCCTTCATCATGCTCAAGCCGTGGGATGAGCGCTCCAAGGAGAACAGCGTGTTCGCCCTGGCCCAGCGTGCCCAGCAGCACTTCTTCACCTTCCGCGATGCGATGGTATTCGCCTTCGCCCCGCCTGCCGTACTCGAACTGGGTAACGCCACCGGCTTCGACGTGTTCCTCCAAGACCGCGGCGGTGTCGGCCATGCCAAACTCATGGAAGCACGCAACCAGTTCCTGGCAAAAGCCGCGCAGAGCAAGGTGCTCAGCGCCGTGCGCCCGAACGGCCTGAACGATGAGCCGCAGTACCAGCTGACCATCGATGACGAACGTGCCAGCGCCTTGGGCGTGACCATTGCCGACATCAACAACACCCTGTCGATTGCCCTGGGTGCCAGCTACGTCAACGACTTCATCGACCGTGGCCGGGTCAAGAAGGTGTACATCCAAGGCGAACCGAACGCCCGGATGAGCCCAGAAGACCTGCAGAAGTGGTATGTGCGCAACGGCAAAGGCGAGATGGTGCCGTTCTCCTCCTTCGCCAAAGGTGAATGGACCTACGGTTCGCCGAAGCTGTCCCGCTACAACGGCGTCGAGGCGATGGAAATCCTCGGTGCGCCAGCGCCTGGCTACAGTACCGGTGAGGCCATGGCCGAGGTTGAGCGTATCGCTGGCGAACTGCCAAGCGGTATCGGCTTCTCCTGGACCGGCATGTCCTACGAGGAAAAACTCTCCGGCTCGCAGATGCCGGCACTGTTCGCCCTCTCGGTCCTGTTCGTGTTCCTGTGCCTGGCAGCCCTGTACGAAAGCTGGTCGATCCCGATCGCCGTCGTGCTGGTCGTACCGCTGGGGATCATCGGTGCACTGATCGCCACTAGCCTGCGCGGGTTGTCCAACGACGTGTACTTCCTGGTCGGCCTGTTGACCACCATCGGCTTGGCGGCGAAGAACGCGATCCTGATCGTCGAGTTCGCCAAAGAACTGCACGAGCAGGGCCGCAGCCTGTACGACGCCGCGATCGAGGCGTGCCGCATGCGTCTGCGCCCGATCATCATGACCTCGCTGGCGTTCATCCTTGGCGTGGTACCGTTGACCATCGCCAGCGGCGCTGGCGCCGGCAGCCAGCACGCCATCGGCACCGGCGTGATCGGCGGCATGATCAGCGCCACCGTGTTGGCAATCTTCTGGGTACCGCTATTCTTCGTCGCAGTGTCGTCGCTGTTCGGCAGCAAACAGCCGGAAAAAGACGCCACCCCTGAAACTCCACGTTATGAGGCTGGGCAATGA